The following coding sequences lie in one Leptospira selangorensis genomic window:
- a CDS encoding ParA family protein, translating to MKAKVLSVEEVLSEYVLSSEDEFLEKAEKWSLPKDNKGKYKTEVLDKYFSKKTKHSYESVIIAVSNQKGGEGKTTVSICLAEALAKAGKKVLLLDWDAQANITQLYVGQADKSVFHSLGYKEESKVDISEIIVNLAPGLDLVPSSIHLANFTTPYERDDFDLLKEALLPIRSSYEYIIIDCPPSLGLILENALIAADLVLVPIQTRAFSVQGLKDLHGTIEKIRKKANPGLGLLGAVLNQYEDSRALSGLAETVRKYFPVFDSVVYRREAIPQSQAKRKLLSEYDPKAMQMFSTLAEEVMRRANGKKI from the coding sequence GTGAAAGCCAAGGTTTTAAGTGTAGAAGAAGTCCTCTCCGAATACGTTTTAAGTTCGGAAGATGAGTTTCTGGAGAAGGCGGAAAAATGGTCCCTGCCCAAAGATAATAAGGGCAAGTACAAGACTGAAGTTTTGGACAAGTACTTCTCCAAAAAAACGAAACACTCTTATGAGTCTGTGATCATTGCGGTTTCCAATCAAAAAGGTGGAGAAGGTAAAACCACGGTTTCAATCTGCTTGGCTGAAGCTTTGGCAAAGGCGGGTAAAAAAGTTTTACTTCTGGATTGGGATGCTCAGGCAAATATCACCCAGTTATATGTTGGCCAGGCGGATAAATCAGTCTTTCATTCTTTAGGTTATAAAGAAGAATCTAAAGTGGATATTTCTGAAATTATAGTGAACTTGGCTCCCGGTTTGGATCTGGTTCCTTCTTCCATTCATCTGGCGAATTTTACTACACCATATGAAAGAGATGATTTCGATCTTTTGAAAGAGGCATTGTTGCCGATCCGTTCTTCTTATGAGTATATTATTATAGATTGTCCTCCTTCTCTCGGTTTGATCCTGGAGAATGCTTTGATCGCGGCTGATCTTGTTTTGGTCCCGATTCAGACTCGTGCTTTTAGCGTCCAAGGTCTGAAAGATCTTCATGGCACAATCGAGAAGATCAGAAAAAAAGCGAATCCTGGTCTCGGGCTATTGGGCGCGGTGTTAAATCAGTATGAGGATTCGAGAGCACTTTCCGGACTTGCTGAAACTGTCCGGAAATATTTTCCGGTGTTTGATTCCGTAGTGTATAGAAGAGAAGCAATACCTCAGTCACAGGCAAAACGTAAACTTTTATCCGAATATGATCCTAAAGCGATGCAGATGTTTTCTACTTTGGCGGAAGAAGTAATGAGGAGAGCAAATGGCAAAAAGATCTGA
- a CDS encoding ParB/RepB/Spo0J family partition protein has product MAKRSDFAGLDLLTAFGGDESLKKEILLSDIITNPEQPRVFGKEDVSDLVESMKRLGLIEPIVVRKLGKKFQIVAGERRFQAAKVIGWKSIPVVETEASEDRCYEIALAENEKRKSLNPWEVGRAIQFLRKERKKTAEEVGKILGYTERYVKQLSSIARLDQKSVSELLKSGSDLSVKNLETLLKKKEGRGGETISPRKPGERVTLDLKPLTIKNRESFLRELSNLKKKYGLS; this is encoded by the coding sequence ATGGCAAAAAGATCTGATTTTGCAGGGCTGGATTTATTAACAGCTTTCGGTGGGGATGAATCCCTTAAAAAAGAAATTCTTCTATCTGATATTATAACTAATCCGGAACAACCTAGGGTTTTCGGCAAAGAAGATGTGAGTGATCTTGTAGAGTCCATGAAACGTTTGGGTCTGATAGAGCCGATTGTGGTTCGTAAATTAGGCAAGAAGTTCCAGATCGTAGCCGGAGAAAGAAGGTTTCAAGCCGCAAAAGTGATCGGATGGAAATCCATTCCGGTTGTGGAAACTGAAGCTTCCGAAGACAGATGTTATGAGATCGCCTTGGCTGAGAACGAAAAACGTAAAAGTTTAAATCCTTGGGAAGTGGGAAGAGCGATCCAGTTCCTGCGCAAAGAAAGAAAAAAAACAGCAGAAGAAGTCGGTAAGATCCTGGGTTATACGGAAAGATATGTGAAACAATTAAGTTCAATTGCAAGGTTGGACCAGAAATCTGTTTCGGAATTACTTAAAAGCGGAAGCGATCTTTCGGTTAAAAACTTGGAAACCCTCCTGAAAAAGAAGGAAGGACGGGGGGGTGAAACGATTTCACCCCGCAAGCCTGGAGAAAGGGTTACACTGGATCTTAAACCTTTGACAATTAAAAATAGAGAATCTTTCTTAAGAGAACTTTCTAACCTAAAGAAAAAGTACGGATTGAGCTAA
- a CDS encoding NADPH-dependent FMN reductase — protein sequence MKIGIIVGSQQKVSQSAKVGEFLNSKLKEMSVETWTLDLGKNPLPLYDSTQTNDDKLWTDLWKPIDENLKSSEGFIIITPEYGGMASPAIKNFFLHAGLVQLGHKPGLLVSVSSGRGGAFPINEMRASSYKNTKICYIPEQLIFRDVEHLINGGEPVSPEDSFIRERSGFALKILVAYAGALSEIRESGVVQDPRFKNGMS from the coding sequence ATGAAAATTGGAATCATAGTTGGCTCCCAACAAAAAGTATCTCAGTCCGCAAAAGTAGGTGAATTTTTAAATTCTAAATTGAAAGAAATGTCCGTGGAAACTTGGACATTAGATCTAGGAAAAAATCCTCTTCCTCTCTATGATTCCACTCAGACAAATGATGATAAGCTATGGACAGATCTTTGGAAACCTATCGATGAAAATTTAAAAAGTTCAGAAGGTTTTATTATTATCACTCCTGAGTATGGAGGGATGGCGAGCCCTGCTATCAAAAATTTCTTCCTTCATGCGGGACTTGTTCAGCTGGGTCATAAGCCTGGGCTTCTTGTTTCCGTTTCTTCAGGTAGAGGCGGTGCTTTCCCGATCAACGAGATGAGAGCAAGCAGTTATAAGAATACTAAGATCTGTTATATCCCTGAACAATTGATCTTTAGAGATGTGGAACATCTAATTAATGGAGGAGAGCCTGTCTCTCCTGAAGATAGTTTTATCAGAGAAAGAAGCGGATTTGCTTTGAAGATCTTAGTCGCATACGCGGGTGCACTTTCTGAGATCCGTGAATCCGGAGTGGTCCAGGATCCAAGATTTAAGAACGGAATGTCCTGA
- a CDS encoding cyclic nucleotide-binding domain-containing protein, with the protein MNKINIQAGQIIFREGELNNSMYIITSGTVEIFFTHKNSATRLALMKRGDFFGEMALFRAKPRTATARAVMDTEMVAVESKQQLERYLIANPEFAAKMVRILADRLANTNELLISKLNEITTKEIEYQIEE; encoded by the coding sequence ATGAATAAAATTAATATCCAGGCCGGCCAAATTATTTTCAGAGAAGGCGAGTTGAACAACTCGATGTATATCATTACCTCTGGGACTGTTGAAATATTTTTTACTCATAAAAACTCAGCCACTCGTCTTGCTTTGATGAAGAGGGGAGATTTTTTCGGTGAGATGGCTTTGTTCAGGGCCAAACCTAGAACTGCGACTGCAAGAGCAGTAATGGATACTGAAATGGTAGCGGTGGAATCCAAACAACAATTGGAGAGGTACCTTATCGCGAATCCTGAGTTTGCGGCTAAGATGGTGAGAATTTTGGCGGATCGTTTGGCGAATACGAACGAACTTTTGATCTCTAAACTGAACGAGATTACTACGAAAGAAATAGAATACCAGATAGAAGAGTAG